In Ruania zhangjianzhongii, the following proteins share a genomic window:
- a CDS encoding ABC transporter permease — protein MTTETAGVEREVSRSFARLRRRSSNTAGRRRIIVCLIIVAGYVLVAIVGPMLVDYNPVQTYTQDRLLPPGSTTSQGIALLGTDQVGQDILSQMMLGARVSITVGAGTLLLAGIIGVTVGLIAGYRGGWVDAVLMRLADIQLSFPSILLAILIAAVVGPSVVNVIVVLAITNWVTFARVTRSQVLTVKNREYVDAARTLGAGHLHLAIRTIFPACLAPILVVATVELGHVILAEASLSFLGLGVPTDVPSWGTTIANGRSYLGDAWWISTLPGLALAGLVLTCGLLGDAMRDRYDPKLRSM, from the coding sequence ATGACTACAGAGACTGCAGGTGTCGAGCGTGAGGTCAGCCGGTCGTTCGCGCGGCTGAGGCGCCGTTCGTCGAACACCGCCGGCCGCCGGCGGATCATCGTCTGCCTGATCATCGTGGCCGGCTACGTCCTGGTCGCGATCGTGGGGCCGATGCTGGTGGACTACAACCCGGTACAGACCTACACCCAGGACCGGCTGCTGCCCCCGGGGAGCACCACCTCCCAAGGGATAGCCCTGCTCGGGACCGACCAGGTGGGTCAGGACATCCTGAGCCAGATGATGCTCGGTGCACGGGTCTCGATCACTGTCGGCGCCGGGACGTTGCTGCTGGCCGGCATCATCGGCGTCACCGTCGGACTGATCGCGGGATACCGCGGTGGCTGGGTCGACGCCGTTCTGATGCGGCTGGCTGACATCCAGCTCTCCTTCCCGTCGATCCTGCTCGCCATCCTGATCGCGGCCGTGGTCGGCCCGAGCGTGGTGAACGTGATCGTGGTGCTGGCGATCACCAACTGGGTGACGTTCGCTCGGGTGACGCGCAGTCAGGTGCTGACCGTGAAGAACCGGGAGTACGTGGACGCGGCGCGGACTCTCGGTGCCGGGCACCTGCACCTGGCGATCCGGACCATCTTCCCGGCCTGCCTAGCGCCCATCCTGGTCGTCGCCACTGTCGAGCTGGGGCACGTCATCCTCGCCGAGGCCTCCCTGTCGTTCCTCGGACTCGGCGTCCCCACGGATGTCCCGAGCTGGGGTACCACGATCGCCAACGGCCGCTCCTATCTCGGCGACGCGTGGTGGATCTCCACACTGCCGGGGTTGGCCCTGGCCGGTCTGGTGCTCACCTGCGGGCTGCTCGGCGATGCGATGCGAGACCGGTACGACCCGAAGCTGAGGAGCATGTGA
- a CDS encoding ABC transporter ATP-binding protein: MGEALLAIDSLQVEFATRDGRIRPLDGVSLEIAAGETVALLGESGSGKSVTAQAIMGLLPQPAGQIVGGRIAFDGHELTALAPEKVRALCGTRIAMIFQDPLSSLNPVFRVGDQVAEPLRRRLGMGRREARGRALELLHRVGIPDAEHRMQHYPHQFSGGQRQRIMIAMALTLDPDLLIADEPTTALDVTVQAQIMNLLRELQDERGMAIMLITHDLGVVADVASRAVVLYAGRVAEQGPIREVYDHSAHPYTEGLLASIPQSEQGRGRLTPITGVPPNPVAFPPGCRFHPRCPYAQDRCLEDLPELRHPEGWAADQSAACHFTEEVLGRG, from the coding sequence ATGGGCGAGGCGCTGCTCGCGATCGACAGTCTCCAGGTGGAGTTCGCCACCCGGGACGGGCGGATCCGCCCGCTCGACGGGGTGAGTCTGGAGATCGCCGCCGGTGAGACCGTGGCGCTGCTCGGCGAGTCGGGCAGTGGAAAGTCGGTCACTGCGCAGGCGATCATGGGGTTGCTGCCGCAGCCGGCCGGGCAGATCGTCGGCGGGCGGATCGCCTTCGATGGGCACGAGCTCACCGCGCTGGCACCGGAAAAGGTGCGCGCACTGTGCGGCACCCGGATCGCGATGATCTTCCAGGACCCGCTGAGCTCGCTCAACCCGGTATTCCGGGTAGGTGACCAGGTGGCGGAGCCGTTGCGGCGTCGGCTCGGGATGGGACGGCGCGAGGCGAGGGGCCGCGCCCTGGAGCTGCTCCACCGGGTCGGGATCCCGGACGCTGAGCACCGGATGCAGCACTACCCGCACCAGTTCTCGGGCGGGCAGCGGCAACGGATCATGATCGCGATGGCGCTCACCCTCGACCCCGATCTGCTGATCGCCGACGAGCCGACCACCGCGCTGGACGTGACGGTGCAGGCGCAGATCATGAACCTGCTGCGAGAGCTGCAGGACGAGCGGGGAATGGCGATCATGCTGATCACCCACGACCTCGGCGTGGTGGCCGATGTCGCCTCTCGGGCCGTCGTGCTCTACGCCGGCCGGGTGGCCGAGCAGGGCCCGATCCGGGAGGTCTACGACCACTCCGCACATCCCTACACCGAAGGTCTGCTGGCCTCCATCCCGCAGTCGGAGCAGGGCAGAGGCCGGTTGACGCCGATCACCGGGGTGCCGCCGAACCCGGTCGCGTTCCCGCCGGGCTGCCGCTTCCACCCGCGCTGCCCCTACGCCCAGGACCGGTGCCTCGAGGACCTGCCGGAGCTCCGGCACCCCGAGGGCTGGGCCGCGGACCAGTCGGCGGCGTGCCACTTCACGGAGGAGGTGCTCGGTCGTGGCTGA
- a CDS encoding ABC transporter ATP-binding protein, which translates to MAEPLLRVRDLVTTYPIRSALLRRTIGEVRAVDGVSFDIPRGQTVGLVGESGSGKSTLARTVVGLERADAGTIEFDGHDLVGLSPKQMRPLRRDIQMVFQDPYTALNPRLTVREILSEAWRIHPDLLPAKDWEEEVRHLLDIVGLDPLYADRYPHQFSGGQRQRIGIARALAVRPKLIVCDEAVSALDVSVQAQVLNLLDDLQAELGLTYLFIAHDLSVVRHISDEVIVMNHGEVVEHASTEQLFAHPQHDYTKTLLAAVPVVRPWSSGSAA; encoded by the coding sequence GTGGCTGAACCGCTACTGCGAGTACGTGACCTGGTCACCACCTATCCGATCCGCTCGGCGCTGCTGCGTCGAACGATCGGTGAGGTGCGCGCCGTCGACGGCGTGAGCTTCGACATCCCCCGCGGCCAGACTGTTGGTCTGGTGGGCGAGTCCGGGTCCGGCAAGTCCACCCTTGCCCGGACGGTGGTCGGCCTGGAACGGGCGGACGCGGGCACGATCGAGTTCGACGGGCATGACCTCGTCGGCCTGTCGCCGAAGCAGATGCGGCCGCTGCGCCGGGACATCCAGATGGTCTTCCAGGATCCGTACACCGCACTCAACCCGCGGCTGACCGTGCGGGAGATCCTGTCCGAGGCCTGGCGTATCCATCCCGACCTGTTGCCGGCGAAGGACTGGGAGGAGGAGGTGCGCCACCTGCTGGACATCGTCGGGCTCGACCCGCTCTATGCCGACCGCTACCCGCACCAGTTCTCCGGCGGGCAGCGCCAGCGCATCGGGATCGCGCGTGCGCTCGCGGTCCGGCCGAAGCTCATCGTCTGTGACGAGGCGGTCTCCGCTCTCGACGTCTCGGTGCAGGCACAGGTGCTGAACCTGCTCGACGATCTGCAGGCCGAGCTCGGCCTGACGTACCTGTTCATCGCGCATGACCTGTCGGTCGTGCGGCACATCAGCGACGAGGTGATCGTGATGAACCACGGTGAGGTCGTCGAGCACGCGTCGACCGAGCAGCTGTTCGCCCATCCGCAGCACGACTACACGAAGACCCTGCTGGCCGCCGTCCCGGTGGTACGGCCCTGGAGCTCGGGGAGCGCAGCATGA
- a CDS encoding histidine phosphatase family protein translates to MTVIIHLVRHGEAVWNAEGKYQGQADSGLTALGRQQAQSAAAWLQELPRLDGVACSDLPRVRDTAAPFLAATGQQARIDARLREIDVGTWAGRTFGDVARDEPDVVAAVARGEDLRRGGGETFAETRHRVTSALDDLAAAHESGAVLVVFSHGGPIRLAAAAALGLPSPGHHRIASPGNCSVTTLTWGPPALLGYNCPTERGAGPAPARREESA, encoded by the coding sequence ATGACGGTGATCATCCACCTCGTCCGGCACGGCGAGGCCGTGTGGAACGCTGAGGGCAAGTACCAGGGTCAGGCCGACTCCGGACTCACCGCTCTCGGTCGCCAGCAGGCGCAGAGCGCCGCAGCGTGGCTGCAGGAGCTGCCCCGTCTCGACGGCGTGGCGTGCAGTGATCTGCCCCGTGTGCGGGATACCGCCGCGCCCTTCCTCGCGGCAACGGGACAGCAGGCGAGGATCGATGCGCGGCTGCGGGAGATCGATGTCGGGACCTGGGCCGGGCGCACCTTCGGCGACGTCGCTCGAGACGAACCGGACGTCGTCGCCGCCGTAGCCCGGGGTGAGGACCTGCGCCGTGGCGGCGGAGAGACGTTCGCCGAAACCCGCCACCGGGTGACGTCCGCACTGGACGACCTCGCCGCCGCGCACGAGAGCGGTGCCGTGCTGGTCGTCTTCAGCCATGGCGGCCCGATCCGGCTCGCTGCGGCGGCAGCGCTGGGACTGCCCAGTCCTGGCCACCACCGGATCGCCTCCCCGGGCAACTGCTCGGTCACCACCCTGACCTGGGGACCGCCGGCCCTGCTCGGCTACAACTGCCCGACCGAGCGGGGCGCTGGTCCCGCCCCAGCCCGCCGAGAGGAGTCAGCATGA
- a CDS encoding ABC transporter substrate-binding protein, whose protein sequence is MRMTRRRAGLAAAFVATALAVTGCTTTSQGGGGGDDVPQEVTYVPAFFPVSLDPHNFPAEEGTQVAAQQTLETLVTYNDGEAAPLLAESWEYSDDELTLTFTLRDDVTFSDGSPFTAEDVKASLDRLIELDKALAPLFAEVTETRADDEHTFSIVTSQPLGTLLASMSLVFIGQADAMDDEAYWQAPIGTGPFVVDDYVADDHVTYSRNDDYWGEPAQLDSLEMVNMPEVAARMTALETGEVDVVSSIPPDQVSSIEGQEGIEFTQDPGYLYYFIWFNNNEPPFDDVRVRQAMWHAVDIEGIVADLYGEGATPAAAPIPQAAFGATENEPYSYDPELARDLLAEAGYADGFQTSMHWPREGGPNIRSLAQAFISAWADVGIEVEPLEKERAAWLEDFGSMNWDLNLQTNATATGDADFTLNRLYTCEADRLGYCNPELDDTLAQARASLDPDERLELYAQANEIMWEDAPGIFPADLMNNLAYRSQVQGLELPPTNRPYFASVSVVE, encoded by the coding sequence ATGAGAATGACCAGACGCCGTGCCGGACTCGCCGCGGCCTTCGTGGCCACGGCGCTCGCCGTGACCGGATGTACCACCACGAGCCAGGGCGGTGGTGGTGGCGATGACGTGCCACAGGAGGTTACCTACGTGCCGGCCTTCTTCCCGGTCTCGCTGGACCCGCACAACTTCCCCGCGGAGGAGGGGACGCAGGTCGCCGCCCAGCAGACCCTCGAGACGCTGGTCACCTACAACGACGGTGAGGCGGCTCCGCTGCTCGCCGAATCGTGGGAGTACTCCGACGACGAGCTCACCTTGACCTTCACCCTGCGCGACGACGTGACGTTCAGCGACGGCAGTCCGTTCACCGCCGAGGACGTCAAGGCATCGCTGGACCGGCTGATCGAGCTGGACAAGGCGCTCGCTCCGTTGTTCGCCGAGGTCACCGAGACCCGCGCCGACGATGAGCACACCTTCTCGATCGTCACCAGCCAGCCGCTCGGCACCCTGCTCGCCTCGATGTCGCTGGTGTTCATCGGCCAGGCCGACGCCATGGACGATGAGGCCTACTGGCAGGCTCCGATCGGTACGGGACCGTTCGTCGTCGACGACTACGTGGCCGACGATCACGTCACCTACTCCCGGAACGACGACTACTGGGGCGAACCGGCCCAGCTGGACTCGCTCGAGATGGTCAACATGCCCGAAGTCGCTGCCCGGATGACCGCACTGGAGACCGGTGAGGTCGACGTGGTCTCCTCGATCCCACCGGACCAGGTGTCCAGCATCGAAGGGCAGGAGGGCATCGAGTTTACTCAGGACCCCGGCTACCTGTATTACTTCATCTGGTTCAACAACAACGAGCCCCCGTTCGACGACGTTCGCGTGCGGCAGGCGATGTGGCACGCCGTGGACATCGAGGGCATCGTCGCCGACCTCTACGGCGAGGGCGCCACTCCCGCGGCCGCACCGATCCCGCAGGCCGCGTTCGGCGCCACCGAGAACGAGCCCTACTCCTACGACCCGGAGCTCGCACGAGACCTGCTTGCCGAGGCCGGATATGCCGATGGATTCCAGACGTCGATGCACTGGCCACGGGAGGGCGGGCCGAACATCCGCTCGCTCGCCCAGGCGTTCATCTCGGCGTGGGCCGACGTCGGCATCGAGGTCGAACCCCTGGAGAAGGAGCGCGCTGCCTGGCTGGAGGACTTCGGTTCGATGAACTGGGACCTGAACCTGCAGACGAACGCCACGGCCACCGGGGATGCCGACTTCACCCTGAACCGGCTCTACACCTGCGAAGCGGACCGCCTGGGCTACTGCAACCCGGAGCTCGACGATACCCTCGCCCAGGCCCGCGCCTCGTTGGATCCGGACGAACGGCTCGAGCTTTACGCCCAGGCGAACGAGATCATGTGGGAGGACGCCCCGGGCATCTTCCCGGCCGACCTGATGAACAACCTGGCCTATCGCTCGCAGGTGCAGGGACTGGAGCTGCCGCCCACCAACCGGCCGTACTTCGCCTCGGTCTCGGTCGTGGAGTAA